GTGACCTCGAAGAGGTCTGCAATTTTCTTGGCGGTCTCTACTGACGGGACCGCCTCATTGCGCTCATACTTGCCAATAGCCTCTCGGGAAGCCCCTATGAGCTTTGCGGTCTCAGTCTGCGACAGCCCCCTGCCTTTGCGCAAATATGCTATTCTATCTCCAATTTTAGACATAATCATCTACTAAAATGCACCAAAATACCATTATAATTCAAAAATAAGGTATTTTTTTATGTAAAAGAAATGAATAGCTGTTGTTTAAAATGGTATGATTATATAGATTTGT
This region of Candidatus Obscuribacterales bacterium genomic DNA includes:
- a CDS encoding helix-turn-helix transcriptional regulator: MSKIGDRIAYLRKGRGLSQTETAKLIGASREAIGKYERNEAVPSVETAKKIADLFEVTLDYLVDEGAAPAFDRQTAKRIRDAQSLDEADRGHLFAIIDAFLRDAQARKAYA